The Fodinibius saliphilus genome has a segment encoding these proteins:
- a CDS encoding acetyltransferase produces the protein MAKVVVFGLRDTAELAHYYLQNDSYHDVVGFTVHEEYMEEEEFRGLPVVPFENVNDYFSPSKFQLFAPMTARNMNRNRENVYLEGKEKGYDYVTYLSSRASFCDNDIGENCFILEDNTLQPFTKIGNNVVLWSGNHIGHHGEIKDHVFFTSHVVMSGHCVIESNCFFGVNASIRDYSTIRKGTLLAMGASLVSQETEEWGIYVGNPAKRKGSKPSYEVY, from the coding sequence ATGGCTAAAGTAGTAGTGTTCGGTTTACGAGATACGGCCGAACTGGCTCATTATTATCTACAAAATGATTCTTATCATGATGTAGTGGGATTTACAGTTCACGAAGAGTATATGGAAGAAGAGGAGTTCCGGGGATTGCCGGTAGTGCCTTTCGAGAATGTTAATGACTATTTTTCTCCTTCAAAATTTCAACTTTTTGCTCCTATGACAGCTCGCAATATGAATAGGAACCGGGAGAATGTATACTTGGAAGGCAAAGAAAAAGGATATGACTATGTAACGTATTTAAGTTCACGTGCGTCATTCTGTGATAACGATATAGGAGAAAACTGTTTTATCCTTGAAGATAATACCTTACAGCCTTTCACTAAGATTGGAAATAATGTAGTACTATGGAGTGGAAACCATATTGGTCATCACGGTGAAATTAAAGACCATGTTTTCTTCACTTCGCATGTAGTGATGTCGGGACATTGTGTAATTGAATCCAATTGCTTTTTTGGAGTTAATGCATCTATAAGAGATTACTCTACCATTCGTAAGGGTACGCTCTTGGCAATGGGGGCTAGTCTTGTTTCACAAGAGACCGAAGAGTGG
- a CDS encoding FkbM family methyltransferase, protein MSQPVMPERNMYQIETKDGIVVCTPADIQTMTSVVLLEQEDWFEQELDFLREYLQPGMSVVDGGASFGTFSLPMAREVGDQGMVYAFEPSATTRKYLESSKQKNNFGQLEIIEKALGEKVGKGRLRIADTPEQNTIHKKGKEPISITTLDAWWNYVGNCSVDVIKFDLNGMEDKALKGAQQVLRQEHPLILVSLDAKEDLQTAVGEQLQEAGYHLFDYIPGPMLLVDHEPKVGEDPYLMNIVGIHEDRIEEFKKKGWIFDDAVSFDIPGKDKWKEVLGNFRWSKDKIEDWESEMAGEQHQEYLEALNILCAANQISPDVSADSSARSRKGAMMLEAAQRLIEIFNKGNGTISAAMSYARSMYELGKRTQAIDMVKGLMETVGAEEATGNLLPFLPPLPEQDDTKVQTDFSKWLFVRTVEAWIAMKDASVYMSDEQEKELIKVLKGNPEAVSLMAKKNYLLSDEQEDGLAVGHVNRNRWFWNEKESKLSINRNGRLVDDQQNSVLSHIYLTVPGVQGGAHGIHKARTHKLAAEIERQGIGVSVISGKSPEFVQKVVEASNNEGHVFYTGIMGYDLSVSSQLNVTGNLFELLDVPVFGLLGDHPYTEFMWHRMEQLGNATLVSPLPSVKEEYEEIFESNNNILLSEHPPPPSPKDGVVEAIAPLSERPIDLLIPWGIHKFYRNQRTLDEKLKVIGKPALEIGMELFKAALHNYEESIYQIFQRIYNQGYGSRYIFKNPKTNEDKCWLKVLSLVDWTIRKKRRLQMLKMLPALPDELNITITAHPKIGTVLPFLKDMKNISWVNEVEISELERLYSQSKVVLNCNPTYPDTIHGRVRSGMANGCFVVSDYNPALEETFGSEAIGLIRQQKDSLIKYFTDDWEKVQAKADRGRQIVRDSFTVEKQAQRLIEIITNHIK, encoded by the coding sequence ATGAGTCAACCCGTTATGCCAGAGCGTAATATGTATCAAATAGAAACCAAAGATGGCATTGTTGTATGTACGCCTGCTGATATTCAGACGATGACCTCGGTGGTATTGTTAGAGCAAGAAGATTGGTTTGAGCAGGAATTGGATTTTTTACGTGAATACCTGCAACCGGGTATGAGTGTGGTTGACGGCGGAGCCTCTTTTGGTACTTTCTCCTTACCTATGGCCCGAGAGGTAGGAGACCAAGGCATGGTATATGCTTTTGAACCGAGTGCTACTACTCGTAAATATCTTGAAAGCAGTAAGCAAAAAAACAATTTTGGTCAGCTTGAAATTATTGAAAAGGCATTGGGTGAAAAGGTGGGGAAGGGGCGTTTGCGCATTGCTGATACACCAGAACAGAATACCATACATAAGAAAGGGAAAGAACCTATCTCGATTACCACATTGGATGCGTGGTGGAATTATGTAGGTAATTGTTCTGTGGATGTAATTAAGTTTGACTTAAACGGGATGGAGGATAAAGCATTGAAGGGAGCTCAACAGGTGTTGCGTCAGGAACATCCTTTAATATTAGTTTCATTAGATGCAAAAGAGGATTTGCAAACTGCTGTAGGCGAACAGTTACAAGAAGCAGGGTACCACTTGTTTGATTATATCCCCGGTCCCATGTTATTGGTAGATCATGAGCCCAAAGTGGGCGAAGATCCTTATTTAATGAATATAGTTGGTATTCACGAGGACCGTATAGAGGAGTTTAAAAAGAAGGGTTGGATTTTTGATGATGCGGTCTCATTTGATATTCCCGGGAAAGACAAATGGAAGGAAGTGCTCGGTAATTTTCGGTGGAGTAAGGATAAAATTGAAGATTGGGAAAGTGAGATGGCCGGTGAGCAGCATCAAGAATATTTGGAAGCTTTAAATATTCTTTGTGCCGCCAATCAGATATCCCCGGATGTATCAGCAGATTCTTCTGCACGATCTCGCAAAGGGGCTATGATGTTAGAAGCCGCACAGCGACTTATTGAAATATTTAATAAGGGAAATGGTACAATATCTGCTGCAATGAGTTATGCCCGAAGTATGTATGAGCTGGGCAAACGCACCCAAGCTATTGATATGGTAAAGGGATTGATGGAAACGGTAGGTGCCGAGGAAGCGACTGGAAACTTGTTACCCTTTTTGCCGCCACTTCCTGAACAGGATGACACAAAGGTGCAAACAGATTTTTCAAAATGGCTTTTTGTACGTACCGTAGAGGCATGGATTGCTATGAAAGATGCTTCTGTGTATATGAGTGATGAACAGGAAAAAGAGTTGATTAAAGTTCTTAAAGGCAATCCTGAAGCGGTTTCATTAATGGCTAAGAAGAATTACTTGCTTAGTGATGAACAGGAGGATGGATTAGCTGTTGGTCATGTCAACAGAAATCGGTGGTTTTGGAATGAAAAAGAGTCAAAGTTGTCCATTAATAGAAATGGTCGATTGGTGGATGACCAACAAAACTCGGTGTTGTCTCATATTTATCTAACTGTACCGGGAGTACAAGGAGGGGCACACGGTATTCATAAAGCCCGAACTCATAAATTGGCTGCTGAAATTGAGCGTCAAGGTATTGGGGTTAGCGTGATCTCCGGAAAAAGCCCTGAATTTGTTCAGAAAGTTGTTGAAGCCTCTAATAATGAAGGCCATGTTTTTTATACCGGCATTATGGGGTATGACCTTTCCGTAAGTTCTCAGCTTAATGTCACGGGTAACCTGTTTGAGCTACTAGATGTTCCGGTATTCGGTTTGTTGGGAGATCATCCCTACACCGAATTTATGTGGCACAGAATGGAACAGCTGGGAAATGCTACTTTGGTTTCCCCTTTACCTTCTGTGAAAGAGGAATATGAGGAGATTTTTGAAAGTAATAATAACATCCTGCTATCTGAACACCCCCCACCACCTTCACCGAAAGATGGAGTAGTAGAGGCCATTGCCCCCTTGTCAGAGCGCCCGATTGATCTTTTGATTCCTTGGGGCATTCATAAATTTTACCGAAACCAACGAACGCTGGATGAGAAGCTAAAGGTGATTGGGAAGCCTGCATTAGAAATTGGTATGGAGCTTTTTAAAGCAGCTCTGCATAACTATGAAGAATCCATATATCAAATATTTCAACGCATATATAATCAAGGATACGGTTCTCGTTATATTTTTAAAAATCCCAAAACAAATGAAGACAAGTGTTGGTTAAAAGTTCTAAGTTTAGTTGACTGGACTATCCGAAAAAAACGACGCCTGCAAATGCTTAAAATGTTGCCGGCCTTACCAGATGAACTTAATATCACCATTACGGCCCACCCTAAAATAGGAACAGTTCTTCCTTTTTTGAAAGATATGAAGAATATCAGTTGGGTTAATGAAGTAGAAATATCTGAGCTTGAACGTTTGTATTCCCAGTCCAAGGTGGTATTAAATTGCAATCCTACTTACCCGGATACGATCCACGGCAGAGTGCGCAGTGGCATGGCTAACGGCTGCTTTGTAGTATCTGATTATAATCCTGCTCTTGAAGAAACCTTTGGCAGTGAGGCTATTGGACTTATTAGGCAGCAAAAAGATTCACTAATAAAATATTTTACTGATGATTGGGAGAAGGTGCAGGCTAAGGCTGATAGAGGCCGACAGATTGTACGAGATTCATTCACCGTAGAAAAACAGGCACAACGTCTGATTGAAATAATCACCAACCATATAAAGTAG
- a CDS encoding WbqC family protein: MQPYFFPYVGYFQLVKAVDTFIFYDDVNFIKRGWINRNNILLQGNKYLFSIPCVKPSQNDLIKDTEVNYGHPNLRKIKKTFYHAYNNKERFEEIQAIFEKVLSSKNRTIADMAMESVQQVAEYLNLDTDFKVSSQEYPENRELDKAERLIDISQKEGADTYINAIGGKELYDKGHFAEKGIQLYFLEPVLTPYKQSSDEFISGLSILDLLMHLSKEDVNKKLDDFTLL; the protein is encoded by the coding sequence ATGCAGCCGTATTTTTTTCCCTATGTCGGGTATTTTCAGCTTGTTAAAGCAGTAGATACCTTCATTTTCTATGATGATGTAAATTTCATAAAAAGGGGATGGATCAATAGGAACAATATACTATTGCAAGGAAACAAATATCTTTTCTCAATACCGTGTGTAAAACCCAGTCAGAATGATTTGATTAAGGATACTGAGGTGAATTACGGTCATCCGAATTTGCGGAAGATAAAGAAGACTTTTTACCATGCCTACAACAATAAGGAGCGGTTTGAAGAAATACAGGCTATTTTTGAAAAGGTTTTATCTTCTAAAAACAGAACCATTGCTGATATGGCAATGGAATCGGTGCAGCAAGTAGCTGAATATCTGAATTTAGACACTGACTTTAAGGTTTCTTCTCAAGAGTATCCTGAAAACAGAGAGCTCGATAAAGCCGAACGATTGATTGATATCTCCCAAAAAGAAGGTGCCGATACGTACATTAATGCAATCGGTGGTAAAGAATTATATGATAAGGGGCATTTCGCTGAGAAGGGTATACAACTTTATTTTTTAGAACCTGTTTTGACCCCGTATAAACAGTCGTCAGATGAGTTTATAAGTGGTCTGTCTATTTTGGACCTGTTGATGCATCTGTCTAAAGAAGATGTCAATAAAAAACTAGATGATTTCACACTCCTGTAA
- a CDS encoding DegT/DnrJ/EryC1/StrS family aminotransferase: MIPITKPFMPPQKEYEEYLKGIWKREYLTNNGPLVQDLEKNLESYLKVDHMRFVSNGTMALQIAIKALELDGEIITTPFSYVATTSSIVWEGAKPVFVDIDPETLNINPDAIEEAITPKTTGIVATHVYGNPCDIEAIEEIANQHNLKVIYDAAHCFGVQYKGDSVFHFGNISVVSFHATKLFHTTEGGGLVTSDAELDHKISRLRNFGHDGPGEFDGVGINGKNSEYHAAMGLCNLKYIDEIMEQRKNQWLRYISFLKYENTRGLKINPKAHFNYAYFPIIFEDEERLLHVKQSLEENDIYPRRYFYPSLNELDYVEYKPAPHAESISKRILCLPLYHGLKAEEQDQIIGIINKYELAKVS; the protein is encoded by the coding sequence ATGATTCCTATTACAAAACCATTTATGCCGCCCCAAAAAGAGTATGAAGAATATCTGAAAGGTATTTGGAAGCGAGAGTATTTAACAAATAACGGTCCGCTTGTTCAGGATTTGGAGAAAAATTTGGAAAGCTATTTGAAGGTTGACCATATGCGTTTCGTCTCCAATGGCACTATGGCTTTACAGATTGCAATAAAAGCTTTGGAGCTTGATGGAGAGATCATAACGACTCCATTTTCGTATGTGGCAACCACCAGTAGTATTGTGTGGGAAGGAGCAAAACCCGTATTCGTTGATATCGATCCGGAAACATTAAATATCAATCCCGACGCAATTGAAGAAGCAATTACACCCAAGACAACGGGCATTGTTGCTACCCATGTTTATGGGAACCCCTGCGACATTGAAGCAATTGAAGAGATCGCCAACCAGCACAATTTAAAAGTTATATATGATGCGGCCCATTGTTTTGGAGTGCAGTATAAGGGGGATTCCGTGTTCCACTTTGGAAATATCAGTGTGGTAAGTTTTCATGCAACAAAGCTCTTTCATACCACAGAAGGGGGCGGGCTTGTAACTTCTGATGCAGAATTGGATCACAAAATATCGAGACTTCGAAATTTCGGACACGATGGTCCGGGAGAGTTTGATGGGGTAGGAATTAATGGTAAAAATTCAGAATACCATGCTGCTATGGGGTTATGTAATCTGAAGTATATTGATGAAATAATGGAGCAGCGTAAAAATCAGTGGTTACGATATATCTCATTTTTAAAATATGAAAATACGCGTGGTTTAAAAATCAATCCTAAAGCCCATTTTAACTATGCTTATTTCCCTATAATCTTTGAGGATGAAGAGCGGTTACTCCATGTTAAACAGTCGCTGGAAGAAAATGATATTTATCCACGACGATATTTTTATCCAAGTTTAAATGAACTGGACTATGTTGAGTATAAACCTGCGCCACATGCCGAGAGTATCTCAAAGCGCATTTTGTGTCTTCCCTTATATCACGGGTTAAAAGCAGAGGAGCAGGATCAGATCATTGGAATTATAAATAAGTATGAACTAGCAAAAGTATCGTGA